Within Candidatus Rokuibacteriota bacterium, the genomic segment GGGCGACGAGCAAGCGGCCGAAGATCCGCTCCTCGATCCCGCCGGCTCTGACCCTGAGCTCCTCGCGCGAGATGCCCGAGCGGAGCGGGTTCTGGGCGTGAAACGCTGCGAGCACCCGGAGGATCTGGGCGCGGAGCTCGTCCTGCGCCTTGGCGTGGACGAACCACTCGCGGTCCACGCCGACGATCCTGCCGCGCTCCAGGAGCTGCTCGAGGAGACCCTTGAGGCGCTCGGGGCCGAACGGCGTGCGCGCTCCGAGATCGCCGGCGCGGAGCCCTGACGGACCCGCCTGTCTCAGGTGCTCCTCTACGATCTCCGCGGGGTCGCCACGCTCGAGGAGCTGGAGGTGGCTCGCGAGCTGGGGGGCCTTCCGCTTCACCCGACGGGGCGCGATGTCGAGCAGCGCCCCGCCCCCGATCGTGATGATCGGGGAATAGCTCCGGATGACGTACCGGTCCCCCGGGAGCGCGACGAGCGGGGCCTCCAGGCGCAGGCGTCCATAGGTCTGGGCGCCGGGCTCGAGCTCCGGGCGGTCGAGCAAGAGCACCCGCGCCATGATCTCGCTGGTACCCACGTGCACGCGCACCCGGTCCCGCACCTTCAGAGGCCGCGGCGCGTCGGCCAGCAGCTCCAGCGTCGCGTCCACGACGAGCGTCGGCAGGAGCGCGCCGGGAAGCCCGACGACGTCGCCGCGCTCGATGGACGCTCGTTCCACGCCCTGGAGGTTGATGGCGGTCCGCTGCCCGGCGAGGGCGGACTCGACCGGCCGGCCGTGGGCCTGGAGCCCCCGCACCTTGGCCTGGACCCCTTTCGGGTAAATCTCGACCCGATCCTCCACGGCCACGCGCCCCGCCGTGAGCGTGCCGGTCACCACGGTGCCGAATCCTTTTACGGTGAAGACCCGATCCACGGGGAGCCGTGCGGCCTGGTCGGTGCCCTTGGGGGCCACCTGCCGCGCCTGAGCGCAGAGCGCACCGCGCAGCTCGGCGAGACCCTGGCCGGTCTTCGAGGAAACGGGAAGGATCGGGCAGCCGGCGAGGAACGTGTCACTCCCGAGCTGGCGCGCGTCGTCCTTCACGAGCTCGAGCCACTCTTCCTCCACGAGGTCGGTCTTGGTCAACGCCACCAGCCCGGACTTGATCCTGAGGAGCTGGCAGATCGCCAGGTGCTCGCGCGTCTGGGGCATCACGCCCTCGTCGGCCGCGACGACGAGCATGGCCAGGTCGATGCCGCCGACACCGGCCAGCATGTTCTTGACGAACCGCTCGTGGCCGGGGACGTCGACGATCTCGATGGTGAGCCCGTCGGGCTCCTCCAGGTAGGCGAAGCCCAGGTCGATGGTGATTCCGCGTGCCTTCTCTTCCGGGAGACGGTCGGTGTCGATCCCGGTGAGGGCCTTGACCAGGGCGGTCTTGCCGTGGTCGATGTGCCCCGCGGTTCCGACCACGACGTGCTTCATCGAGCGTTGAGCTGGTCCGCCAGGCGTGTGAGAGCGCGGGCGACGAGGGGGACCTCGGCGTCCTGGACGGTCCGGCAATCCAGGAGCAGCCGGTCCTCCAGGATGCGCGCCACCACGCGCGGCTGGCCGGTGCGGAGGGCCCTGTCCAGCTCGTCGGCCGAGCGACCCGCGAGGGAGAGAGCCGCGGTCGGCAGCTCCACCAGCGGGAGCGCCCCGCCTCCCACCTGGGACTTGCCTTCCACGACGGCCGCCCCCAGCACCCCTCGCGTCGTCGCGTCGAGCCGTCCGAGGAGCCGGCGCGCGCGCCGCCGGACGAGAGTGAGGGGCTCGGTGAGCATCCGCAGCACCGGGAGCGTCTGGAGGGCGGTCCCCGCCTCGTAGGCGTAGAGGGTGGCCTCCAGGGCCGCCAGGGTGAGTTTATCCACGCGCAGCGCTCGGTTGAGAGGGTTCCGCGTGAGGCGCGCGACGAAGTCGGCTCGCCCCACGACGATGCCGGCCTGCGGTCCGCCGAGGAGTTTGTCACCCGAGAACGTGACGAGATCGATCCCCGTGGCCACCGCTTCGGGCACCGTGGGCTCGTACGGAAAACCGTAGGGGCGGAGGTCCACGCGGCAGCCCGAGCCCAGGTCCTCCATCACGGGCGTCCCGCGCTGGCGGCCGAGCTCGACGAGCTCCCGGGCCGGGACCTGTGCCGTGAACCCGAGGATCCGGTAGTTGGAGGTGTGGACCTTCAGGAGGAGCGCGGTCTCGGGGCCGATCGCCTCGGCGTAGTCCTTCAGGTGGGTGCGGTTCGTGGTCCCGACCTCGCGCAGGATCGCGCCGGACCGTCGCATGATGTCCGGAATCCTGAACTCCCCGCCGATCTCGATCAGCTCGCCGCGGGAGACGACCACTTCCTTCCCGCGCGCCAGGCTCTCGAGGGCCAGGAGCACGGCCGCGGCGTTGTTGTTCACGACGAGCGAGGCCTCGGCCCCCGTCAGCCGGCGCAGGAGACCGTCGACGTGGGCGTAGCGGGAGCCGCGCTCCTTCTCGGCGACGTCGAGCTCCAGGTTGGAGTAGCCGCTCGCCACGTGCCTGAGCCGCTCGAGGGCGAGGGGGGAGAGGATGGCCCGCCCCAGGTTGGTGTGAAGGACCACCCCGGTCGCGTTGATGAGGGGGGCCAGGGAGAAGACGCCGGCGCGGGCGAGCTCTCCCGCGACGCGCCGCGCGAGCCCGTCCAGCTCGGGCGGCGAAGGCCGGCTGCCCGCGCGCAGCGTCTCCAGGATCCGCCGCCGCTCGGCGGCCAGGCACTCCCGCACGGCGGCCACGACACGGGCGCGCGGCACGCCCGACAGCGCCCCGTTCCCCTCGAGGCGCTTCAGGAGTTGGTCCACCGAGGGGAGCGCCCGCAGCCACGCCTGGCGAGTCTCACCCGCCGACTTCGCCATCCCCCGCCCCGCTCAGCAGTCGCTCGACGCGCGCACGCACGCGCGCGATGATCTCGGACGCCTCCTGCCTCACGGCCTCGGAAGCCCACTGCCGCGGCCGCTCCTTGAGCAGAGCCCGCACGGCCTCCTCGGCCAGCGCAGCCCAGAGCTCCTCGCGGTCCGCGGGCGACAGGGGCTGACCCCAGAACGCCTCCGCCCAGCGGTTCGCGATGCCCTCCACGAGCCGGTCGCGCTCGGCCGAAAGCTCGCGCGCGTGGCGGACCAGTTCTGCGAGAGAGGCGCCCATCTCACTCCCTCGCGAGCGCGCGCACCGCCTCGATCAGGGTCGCCTCCCACCGCCCGGTCGAGGCGCACTGGAAGACCGGTTGGCCTTTGAGCTTGCCCGAGGTCCCCTTCCGGTGCGCCTGGGTACGCATCTTGGCGTTGACCTGGACCTCGGTCTCCGCCGAGTTGACGGGCTGGACAAAAACGGTGAAGGCCACCAGCGCGGCGCCCTCGACGGGCACGTCGCCGAAGCGGCCACAGTCGGCGTACACGCCGATCGGCGTCACGAAGTCATCCGAGGCGACCACACCAGAGTCCTTGGCCACGGCTCTGAGCGGCACGTTCTCCCGGGCGAGAGCCCGGATCAGCGCGCGCCACGTGGCGTCATACGGCGCCGGAACCCGCTCGCGGTACGGCGGCGGCGTGAGGGAAGAGACGAACGGGCGCCCGCAGCCTGCCACGAGGATGACCAGCAGAACACCGAGGGCGAGTCTCGAGAGCCCCCTCATCGACCCGGCCTTACCGCGGATGATGGTCAATGCCCTTGTAGGCGGTGATGAAGCGCGCGATCCGCTTCTCGTCGAGCTCGTCGAACTTGTCGATGCGCCCCCAGGCCGTGAGCGCGATCCGCTTGTCCATCCCCGGGTAGGGAGCCAGGATGACCTGCTTCTCGTAGCGGCGCACGATGGCCGCGAGCTTCTCCACCAGGTCCGGGCAGCCCGGGGGGCAGTTGTACTGGACGAGCACGCCGCCGTCCTCCAGGTTGTGGACCTGGAGCTCCTTGGGAATGGAAGCGGTGTGGATGCCCCACGGCGCGATGTAGGGCAGGTGCGGCCCCGAGGTCGGCGGATCCGAGTTGTAGGGGGCGTGAGGCTGCCCGAGCATCTGGATATGGGTGTTGCCCAGGCTCGGCACCCGCTCGCCGGGCAGGTTCGCGGCGGACTGGTAGGCAAACCACCCGACGAGCGCCGCCGCCACGAGCGCAGCGCCCCCGCCGACCGGCCACGCATACCGGCGCACCGCGCGGCTCCGCGATCCCGCGGACGTCTTCTTCGACTTCGCCATGGTCAGAGTCCAGAGCGAGCTGGCGGAAGCGCGTGGGAGTCGAACCCACCTCTAGCTTGTCTAGAGCCAGACGCCGGATTTGAAGTCCGGGAGGCCCACCGGGATCCTATGCGCTTCCGCGCCTCTAACTACGCTTGGTAAAAGCACTCTGAGTCTACCATAACGAGGTGGTTTTGGGCGCCCTGTCACCCTAGGACGATCGGAGGGGGCCCGGGCGGGGTACCCACGCGAAAGCGTGGGTCTCCCGGGTGCGCCGAAGGCGTGGGTGCGCGCTCGAAGGGTATTACTCCGACACGCTGCTAGGCGGCCGATCTAGTTCTTCCCGCTCTTGCTGTCTTAGTCCTTTCCCTCGTCTTCGTCCCCCTCCTCGTTTTCCTCTTCGTCGTCATCCTCGTCCGGCTCGTCCTTGCCGGTTCCGCGTCACGATGCGCGCGCATCGAGCCATACCACGCTCCTGCCTGTTTGCTCGACGTGACGGGGCAGTGTCCACGCCGGGCAGTCTGCTCTTGAGCCCCCTCGGACCGGCCACAAAAAGCGCCACTCACTCCCCCCTGACCAGCACGAAGCCGTGGGAACGAAGTTCCGCCTCGATGCCCAATCGGCGTCGGCGATCGCCCCGCCGCCGCTCCGGCTCGTGCGCCTGGGCCGGGTTTCGGCGCTGCCCCTGACGCCGGTCGAAGATGACCTGGGCATCCGTGACCTCCGAGAACCATTCGGTCAACCGGTCGAAGAGGTCAGGCCGGTTCCGTGTCACGACGAATAGGATTCGAGCCATCCGCCCTCACCCGTGCGAAGACAGGCGCCTTGAGCGTTTCCTCCCGGGGCCTAGCGTGAGCCCAACCGAGAAGGCGCGGTCGACCTCGGGGTCCCCATTGACTGGCGCTGCACCCTGGCAGGCTCACGACGCCTCCCTCTGCTCCAGCTCCCCGCCCGAGCCGGCCGGGTTCCACTGGGAGCGCGAGCGTCGGACCGCCTCGCGCACCGCCGCTAGAAGCTGCTCGGTGGGGAAGGGTTTTTCGATGTAGCCGGAAGCCCCGCGCTTCAGGGCCTCGAACGCCATCTCCCGGGTCGAGTAGCCCGTCACCAGGATTACTTGGACGTCGGGGTTCCGGCGCCTGGCCAGCTCGAGGAGCTC encodes:
- the selB gene encoding selenocysteine-specific translation elongation factor yields the protein MKHVVVGTAGHIDHGKTALVKALTGIDTDRLPEEKARGITIDLGFAYLEEPDGLTIEIVDVPGHERFVKNMLAGVGGIDLAMLVVAADEGVMPQTREHLAICQLLRIKSGLVALTKTDLVEEEWLELVKDDARQLGSDTFLAGCPILPVSSKTGQGLAELRGALCAQARQVAPKGTDQAARLPVDRVFTVKGFGTVVTGTLTAGRVAVEDRVEIYPKGVQAKVRGLQAHGRPVESALAGQRTAINLQGVERASIERGDVVGLPGALLPTLVVDATLELLADAPRPLKVRDRVRVHVGTSEIMARVLLLDRPELEPGAQTYGRLRLEAPLVALPGDRYVIRSYSPIITIGGGALLDIAPRRVKRKAPQLASHLQLLERGDPAEIVEEHLRQAGPSGLRAGDLGARTPFGPERLKGLLEQLLERGRIVGVDREWFVHAKAQDELRAQILRVLAAFHAQNPLRSGISREELRVRAGGIEERIFGRLLVALAAEAAVKAERDKVRLAIHEVRLTPEQRRLVERLEAEFRAAAATPPSPEEALAKVGVKGSEEHELFQLLLEERRLVRVKESLFFHAEALREIEAKLVAYLKEKKEIAPVEAKDLLGVSRKYAIPLLEYFDGQRVTVRQGDHRVLRSAM
- a CDS encoding L-seryl-tRNA(Sec) selenium transferase — protein: MAKSAGETRQAWLRALPSVDQLLKRLEGNGALSGVPRARVVAAVRECLAAERRRILETLRAGSRPSPPELDGLARRVAGELARAGVFSLAPLINATGVVLHTNLGRAILSPLALERLRHVASGYSNLELDVAEKERGSRYAHVDGLLRRLTGAEASLVVNNNAAAVLLALESLARGKEVVVSRGELIEIGGEFRIPDIMRRSGAILREVGTTNRTHLKDYAEAIGPETALLLKVHTSNYRILGFTAQVPARELVELGRQRGTPVMEDLGSGCRVDLRPYGFPYEPTVPEAVATGIDLVTFSGDKLLGGPQAGIVVGRADFVARLTRNPLNRALRVDKLTLAALEATLYAYEAGTALQTLPVLRMLTEPLTLVRRRARRLLGRLDATTRGVLGAAVVEGKSQVGGGALPLVELPTAALSLAGRSADELDRALRTGQPRVVARILEDRLLLDCRTVQDAEVPLVARALTRLADQLNAR
- a CDS encoding DUF3105 domain-containing protein — encoded protein: MAKSKKTSAGSRSRAVRRYAWPVGGGAALVAAALVGWFAYQSAANLPGERVPSLGNTHIQMLGQPHAPYNSDPPTSGPHLPYIAPWGIHTASIPKELQVHNLEDGGVLVQYNCPPGCPDLVEKLAAIVRRYEKQVILAPYPGMDKRIALTAWGRIDKFDELDEKRIARFITAYKGIDHHPR
- a CDS encoding response regulator, which codes for MPEILAIMVDVLEAAGYAPESTTDSREASRHLETTTFDILVSDILMPHLSGFELLELARRRNPDVQVILVTGYSTREMAFEALKRGASGYIEKPFPTEQLLAAVREAVRRSRSQWNPAGSGGELEQREAS